In a genomic window of Thermococcus sp. M36:
- a CDS encoding Holliday junction resolvase-like protein, translating into APTFKTFRFEHNDCRSLFDPIDYVIFEGLHKKGKVEKIIFTDIKTGAARLKPNQKEVKNLIVNKKLEFKFYKNDK; encoded by the coding sequence GCTCCCACTTTCAAAACATTTAGGTTTGAACATAATGATTGTCGTTCTTTATTTGACCCAATTGATTATGTAATATTCGAAGGACTTCATAAAAAAGGTAAAGTTGAAAAAATAATATTCACAGACATTAAGACAGGTGCCGCAAGACTTAAGCCTAATCAGAAAGAAGTCAAAAACTTAATTGTAAATAAAAAACTAGAATTTAAATTTTATAAAAATGACAAATAA